A genomic region of Manihot esculenta cultivar AM560-2 chromosome 15, M.esculenta_v8, whole genome shotgun sequence contains the following coding sequences:
- the LOC110607753 gene encoding uncharacterized protein LOC110607753 → MKYDFVQNYLVWYLHGETEVHHGYDDALLDMSHGSDRVNHPNFNRTNQMQSLYHARFKRLKDIVGKVSELKELWEVSVDTYDTFHQNNFIMCATLIWTISDFPAYSMLSWWSIETRTACPYCMKNTDAFTLNRGGKQIWFDSHRKFLSQDQPFRRNKTSFIRNQTVYKSLLPIRTRKYLLKEIEEIGLIRQPITELSNFFKELTSTTVTNWDMQRLNEQILVIFCKLERVFSPSLFDSMEHLPIHLAYEASIAGPVQYQWMYPFERYLRKLNNNVKNKTRVEGSICNAYLVEEASAFFAHYFEAHVITRHQKVPCNLPELVTDVDVPERVKSAQPNITNAVVDGKLEREFAEWFYKYAHDLQNNIDNQFMKDLSKGPLRSVTTFDGYIVNGCKFNTIKGSLNRNIMNFGICIKGSNYSSEESDYYGQLVEVLRLEYPGLPIKRTVLFNCDWFDPTPNTGTKIHREYRIVDVNDKQRFNKYEPFVLTFQATQVVYPSKHRDKNDWRVVMKVKGRPVVEVTDIFSKTDEHFQ, encoded by the exons atgaaatatgatTTTGTGCAAAATTACCTTGTTTGGTACTTGCATGGTGAAACTGAAGTGCATCATGGTTATGATGATGCACTATTAGACATGTCTCATGGTTCTGATAGGGTTAATCATCCAAATTTTAATCG AACTAATCAGATGCAAAGTTTGTACCATGCAAGGTTTAAACGATTAAAGGACATTGTGGGGAAAG TTAGTGAATTGAAAGAGCTTTGGGAAGTTAGTGTGGATACTTACGATACTTTCCATCAGAACAATTTCATCATGTGTGCTACTTTAATTTGGACTATTAGCGACTTCCCTGCTTATTCAATGCTCTCATGGTGGAGCATAGAGACTCGCACTGCATGTCCATATTGCATGAAAAATACAGATGCCTTTACATTAAATAGGGGAGGTAAACAAATATGGTTTGATAGTCATCGAAAGTTCTTATCACAAGACCAGCCTTTTCGTCGAAACAAGACATCTTTTATTAGGAACCAAACTGTCTACAAGTCACTACTACCAATTAGAACTAGGAAATACTTGTTAAAAGAAATTGAAGAAATTGGCTTGATACGG CAACCAATAACAGAGCTTagcaatttttttaaagaacttACTTCAACTACGGTTACTAATTGGGACATGCAACGGTTAAATGAACAAATTCTTGTGATCTTTTGTAAGCTTGAACGAGTATTTTCTCCAAGTCTGTTTGATTCAATGGAGCATTTACCAATACACCTTGCATATGAAGCATCAATTGCAGGACCAGTACAATATCAGTGGATGTACCCATTTGAGAG ATACCTAAGGAAGTTAAACAACAATGTAAAGAATAAGACAAGGGTGGAAGGTTCAATATGCAATGCTTACTTGGTGGAAGAAGCATCTGCATTTTTCGCTCATTATTTTGAAGCACATGTCATAACTAGACATCAAAAGGTGCCATGCAACTTGCCTGAACTTGTCACTGATGTTGATGTACCGG AGCGAGTAAAGTCAGCACAACCAAATATCACAAATGCAGTTGTTGATGGAAAACTAGAGAGAGAGTTTGCCGAATGGTTTTATAAGTATGCACATGACTTGCAGAATAATATAGATAATCAGTTTATGAAAGATTTGTCAAAGGGTCCACTAAGAAGTGTCACCACTTTTGATGGGTATATAGTCAATGGATGTAAATTCAACACAATAAAAGGAAGTTTGAATAGGAACATAATGAATTTTGGTATATGTATAAAAGGAAGCAATTACAGTTCAGAAGAAAGTGACTACTATGGACAGTTGGTAGAGGTATTGAGGTTGGAGTATCCAGGGTTACCAATCAAGAGGACCGTACTGTTCAACTGTGATTGGTTTGATCCAACACCAAATACTGGAACCAAGATACATAGAGAATATAGGATAGTTGATGTTAACGATAAGCAAAGATTCAATAAGTACGAACCTTTTGTGTTAACCTTTCAGGCAACACAGGTCGTTTACCCAAGCAAGCATCGTGACAAAAATGATTGGCGGGTTGTGATGAAAGTTAAAGGTAGACCTGTAGTAGAAGTAACTGATATATTTTCAAAGACAGATGAACATTTCCAATAA